The DNA segment CCACCGCCTGGAAATGTTCGCAGTCCAGGATCCGCGACGGCGTCAGCACCGCGGCGATCGGCACCCCTTGCGCCTGCCCGGCGGCGACCAGATCCTTCATGGTCTGGTCGGCGAAGAACGCCTCGACCAGGGCGCTGATCTTCGGCCAGGCGGCCAACCGCGCGCCGATCACGTCGTATTTGGGGTCTTGAAAGGCGTCCGGTTCCCCCAGCCACCGGCGCAGGCCGCGCCACTGCCGGGGCGCCATGATGCACAACCGCACGTAGCCGTCCTTGCACGGATAGATCGGGTACGCGTCCTGGTTCTTGGGTCGTCCCCGCCACCGTTTGCTGCTGCGGATGCCGGCGGCGACCTGTCCGTGCGCCCCGAACACCGGGTCCAGCGCCATGACAACGGCGTCAAACCGCGAGAAATCGATGTAATCTCCTGTACCGCAACGCAATCGGTTGTAGTAGGCGACCAACACCGCCCAGGCCGCCTGCGCGGCCGCGGTGGCCGACGCGATGCCGGTCGGTGGCAGCACCGGGGTACCGGTGGCCGGACCCGACCGCGACAGCGACCCCGACATCGCATACAACACCGGATCGGTCGCACGCCATGACGCCCGCGGGCCGACGGCTCCGAAGTCGGTCACCGACATCGCGACCAGGTGAGGATACCGATCGGCCAGGTCGGCGCATGACCAGCCGTAGGCGGCGGCCCGCCCGGGAAGGCCGCTGTCCACCACGATGTCGGCGCCCGCGGCCAGGTCGAGGAATCGCCGACGGTCGCCCTCGTCGTGCGGGTTCAGCACGGTGCTGCGCTTGTTCGCGTTGTGCACGGCAAACGGGATGCTGGCACCGGCCAGTGTCGGCGGCGTCGCGCGTCCCGGGCTGCCGCCGGGGGGTTCCACCTTGAGCACGTCGGCGCCCAGGTCGGCCAGCAAACGAGTGACGGTGTCAGCGCTGCCGTCGGACAAGTCGAGCACGCGCACCGCGTCGAGCAACCCGTCCGGCATGTGGACACCGTACAAGGCGCTGCGTCGCCGCCCGCACACAACCGGTGCCAGCGTGAAATCCCATGCGACAGAACGACGTCCGTGATAGCCGCCCGACGTTGGCCGCGGTCGCACGCCCGGACGTTTGCACGACGGCTGCCGGAGTGCTGTGCTTGGCTCATCGCACCGCGAAGGGACGGAACGTGGCAGGCACCAGGTCGATCGGCCCCAAGATCCGTGACAAGGTCATCGTCATCACCGGGGGTGCGCGCGGAATCGGTTTGGCGACCGCGGCCGCGCTGCACAATCTGGGCGCCAAGGTCGCCATCGGCGACGTTGACGAGGCAAAGGTGAAGGAGTCCGGTGCCGACCTGGGGCTCGACGTGTACGGAAAGCTCGATGTCACCGACCCGCAGTCGTTTTCGGACTTCCTCGATCAGGTGGAGCGCCAACTGGGCCCGATCGACGTGCTGGTCAACAACGCCGGCATCATGCCCGTTGGCCGGATTGTCGACGAGCCCGACGCGGTCACCCGGCGCATCCTCGACATCAATGTCTACGGGGTGATCCTGGGCAGCAAGCTCGCCGCCCAGCGGATGGTGCCGCGCGGGCGGGGGCACGTCATCAATGTCGCCTCGTTGGCCGGCGAGCTCTACGTCGTGGGGCTGGCCAGCTACTGCGCCAGCAAGCACGCGGTCATCGGGTTCACCGATTCGGCGAGGCTCGAGTACCGGTCGGCCGGTGTGAAGTTCTCCACGGTGTTGCCGACGTTCGTCAACACCGAGCTGACGGCGGGAACCGCCGGGGTGAAAGGATTCAAAAACGCCGAACCCGAAGACATCGCCGACGCGATCGTCAGGCTGATCGCTCACCCCAAGCCGCGGGTGCGGGTCACCAGGGCGGCCGGCGCGGCGGTCGCGGCACAGAAGTTCATGCCGCGCGTGGTGACCGAGGGGCTCAACCGCATGCTCGGCGGTGAACATGTCTTCACCGACGACGTCGACGTGGCCAAGCGCGAGTCCTATGAGGCCCGCGCTCGCGGCGAAGTGTGAGCCGGGCGAGCTCCACCGATCCTCGGCGTTACCCTGTGCGGGTGGCGCAGGTGGTGTCGGTCAATGTGGCGCGTGTTCGGACTAATCCCGATCCGCGCGCGGTGTCGACGGTGACCGGCATCGACAAGGTGGCCACGACCGAGGCGGTGATGGTGCGCGCACCGGGGCCGATGCATGGCGGCCTGGGCAGTGGGCTCGTCGGGGACACCATCGGCAACCAGAAGGTCCACGGCGGGGATGACCAGGCCGTCTACGCGTATGCGCGAGAAGATCTGGACGCGTGGGAAACCCAGCTTCAGCGCCCGCTCACCCCCGGGATGTTCGGCGAGAACCTGACGACCGCCGGCGTTGATGTGACCAACGCGCGAATCGGCGAACGTTGGCGGATCGGCGCCGATGGCTTGCTGCTGGAGGTCTCCGCGCCGCGCACGCCGTGTCGAACGTTTGCGGCGTTCCTGAATCGCCAGCACTGGATCAAGACCTTCACCCGGGCCGCCAAACCCGGTGCGTACTTACGGGTGATCGCGCCCGGAACGGTTCGCGCCGGCGATGCAATCACGATCGAATACCGCCCCGATCACGAAGTGACCGTCGCCTTGGCGTTTCGTGCCCGAATGTCGGAGCCGGAGTTGCTGTCCCGGCTGTTGGCGGCCGACGCACTCTCGGCCGAGCTCGCGGCCTACGCGCGCGGCCACCTCGCGTCCACCGAAGGCTGACCAGCGGGTGCGGCCGGTTGTGGCGTGCCACGATCGGGTCGTCGAACAGCGCCGACGGCCGGCCGCCCACAGGTAGACTCGGCGACGATGTCTGACCTGGCGACCGCAACCCTCCTTCCTGATTCGCTGGTGTCGCAGCTTTCGGTGCTGCACCGGTTCCGGATCCAGGTCGACGTCGCCGTCGTCGTGGTGGTGCTAGTGCTCACCAACCTGATCGCCCACTTCACCACGCCGTGGGCGAGCATCGCGACGGTGCCGGCCGCCGCCGTCGGGCTGGTGATCCTGGTCCGGTGCAACGGCCTGGGCTGGGCCGAACTCGGCCTGGGCCGGGAGCACTGGCGATCCGGGCTCGGATATGCACTGGCCGCCGTGGCCGTCGTGATATCGGTGATCTCGATCGGCGTGCTGCTTCCGATGACCCGGCCGATGTTCATGAACAACCACTACGCGACGGTCTCGGGCGCGCTGGTCGCCTCGATGGTCATCATTCCGCTGCAGACCGTCATCCCCGAGGAGCTGGCCTTTCGCGGGGTGCTGCAGGGCGCGCTGAATCGGGCCTGGGGATTTCGCGGTGTCGCGGTGGCGGGCTCCCTGCTGTTCGGCCTGTGGCATGTCGCGACCTCGTTGGGACTGACGAGCAACAATGTCGGCTTCACCCGGCTGTTCGGCGGCGGATTCGTCGGGATGTGCACGGGGGTGGCCGTAGCGGTGTTGGCCACCGGTGTGGCCGGGTTCGTGTTCAGCTGGCTGCGCCGGCGCAGTGGCAGCCTGCTCGCGCCGATCGCGCTGCACTGGTCGTTGAACGGGGCGGGCGCGGTGGCCGCCGCCGTGGTGTGGCACCTGGCTACCTGATCTGCGTTGCCGTTGCCTCCGGTGAGCAGCTGAAAGCCCGGCAGCCGCGGTTACACCAACAGCACGGCGGCTCCGGCGATTCGGCCGGCACCGAGGTCGGTCAGCGCTCGATCGGCTTGACCGAGTGGATATTCCGGTGTGGTGACGTGGATGTGATGCTGGGCCGCGAAGGCCAGGAAGGCGCGGGCATCGGCGCGAGTGTTGGAGGTGACCGAGCGGATTTGCCGCTCCTGGAACAGATGTCGCTGATAGTTGAGGCGCGGAATATCGGTCAGGTGGATCCCGGCGATGGCCAGGGTGCCGCCCCGGTCCAGCGCTTCCAGTGCGGGCAGCACCAGTTCGCCGACCGGGGCGAACAGGATCGCGGCGTCCAGCGCCACCGGGGGCGGATCGTCGGCGCCTTGAGCCGACGCGGCGCCCAGCGCCAGCGCCAGCTCGCGCGCCTCGGCCCCGCGGGTCATCACGTGCACCTCGGCGCCTTGGGCCAACGCCACCTGGGTGGTGATGTGCGCGCTGCCGCCGAACCCGTAGACCCCGAGCCGCCCGCCGGGTGGTAGCTCGGCGCGCAGCAGGGAGCGGTATCCGATGATGCCGGCGCACAACAACGGGGCCAGCTCGCTGTCGCTGTACCCGGTGGGCAGGTGGTGCGCGAAAGCCGCAGGGACCGTGGCGAATTCGGCGTACCCGCCGTCGGCGTCCCAGCCGGTGTAGCGGGATTGCGGGCACAGGTTCTCGTCGCCGCGGCGGCAGTATGTGCACACCCCGCAGGTGTGCCGCAGCCAGGCGATGCCAACCTTATCCCCCGGGGCGAAGGTGTCGCCGGCGTCGGCGCCCACCTCGACGACCTCGCCCACCACCTCATGGCCGGGGGTTACCCGGTCGCGGTGCGCCGGCAGGTCGCCCTCGGTGACGTGCAGGTCGGTGCGGCACACCCCGCAGGCGTGCACCGCGACCAGCAGCTCGGCCGGTTCGGGCCGCGGCACCTCGGTGGTGACTCGCTGCAGCGGGCCGGTGTTCATTGGGCCGGGGCGACGCACCTGCCACGCGCTCATCGTCGTCGTCGCCTTCGGGCCCATCACTCCATCATGCCGCCGTTTTGCCGGCGTGCGGCTGTGTTACCGCCTGCGCACCAGGCTGACGATCCACAGCAGGATGACCGCACCCAGCAGCGAGACGAAGAACGTGAACCATTTGCGGCCATGCTCGACATCGACATGCAGCCAGTGCAGCAGCATGCCGCCGAGAAACCCGCCGGTCACGCCGATGACGATGTTCAACAGGATGCCCGAGCCGCTGCCCCTGACGATCTTGCCCGCGATCCAGCCGGCGATTCCGCCGATAATGATGTAGGCGAGCCAGCTCACCGCCGTCGGCGGGGCGAAGGTCTGGTAGTCGGTGGTCGCCATGACGTCCATGCGGATCTCCTCGATGGGCTGTTATCTCGGTTTCCCCCGTCCACGCCCCGACGTGGGTGGGTGCTCGCCCACTCGACCGTGCCGGCCCGCCGACCCGCACGCACGCTCAAGCCGGTTGGGTCCGCGGCGACGCCGGGGTGGGGGTGGGGTTTACTCCCGCGGCCGGGGCCTGGGCGGGCGACGGTTCGGGCGCGGGCGCTGCCGGCGCCGGTGCGAGCTCTCCCGGAGCTTGGGCGGGGGCCGGCGGCGGTGTCCACGGCCGGATCGACTCGGCCAAGACCTTGGCCGCATTCTTGTCGACCGGGTTGTTCGAGGTCCCGAGCCAGACCACAAACCAGCGCTGGGGTGGTCCGGCATTGGGTGTGCTGGCCGCGGGAGTGCCGATGACGCCGGTCCAGATCTGGCCGTTCGGCTTGGCCGGATCACTGAACTTCACCTCGTAGTAGGAGGCGCTTCCGGAGACCCCATTGGCGTTGAGCGGAACGGTTTCCTGGTTGATCCTCGTGCCGGGGTAGGGCATGAAAAACTCGCCCATGTCCGAGCCCAGCCGGATCGCCGCCTTGGGATTGGTGGCTTCGGCGCTGGCGTAAAGCCGTTGGTCCAGCCGGCCGAGCACGATGCGGGTGTCGTTGGCGACCGGCGGCGCCTGTCCGGGCAGCGGCGGTTCGCCGAGCGACTTGCTGAGCAGGGCCGACCCGTAGTCGAGGTGGGAGGCGTCGGACTCCACCCAGCCGGGGGGGATCACGAAGCTGAATCCGCCGGCTGCGTTGCCGACGCGGCCGGGCTCGGGTGCGTTGGGGTCGACGACGGGTGTGGGTGGTGCGTTGGGGTCGACCGGCGGTGGGACCGCGCTGGGATCGCCGGGCTGGCCGGTCGGCGTGTTCGTTGGCGCCGGTGTGGCCGCGGTGGTCGCCGGTGCGGGTGTGGCGGTGGTCGCCGGGGCCGCGGTCGTGGTGGGCGGGGGCACTGGCTCCGGATCGGCGCTGGAGGTCGCCGGCAACGCAATGGTGACGACGCTGGCACCGGCCGCCGCGGCGATCGCCAAGACCGCCCACAGTCCGTTGCGACGTGTCGAGTTGGGGTCCACCTGATGCATGGCGACGAACCTACCGTGTTAGCGCCGGGACGCAAGGACGACCTGCTCGGCTCACCGGCGGGTGTGTCGCCACGGCGCCGGGTGCAGCGCCACCTCGTGAGCCTTGACGCTGAACCACACGCTCGCCCCGGGTGTCAGCTGCAGCTCTGCGGCGGCTTCGGCGGTGACGCGTGCCGTCAGGCCGGGTGCGCCATCGGGCTGGTCCTGGCCGCGCAGCTGGACGTCCGGTCCGCGGGCATGCAGCTCGGCTAGGGTCACCCGCACGGTGTTGCGCGGGCTGCCCCGCGGCGGGTCTCGATACACCGCCACCGCCGCGGGCGCGAACACCGCAACCGCATGTTGTCCGGCGGTGAGCGGCTCGCCCGCGGTGCCCTGCCAATACTGTCCGGACCCGGTGTGCAGGTGGCCATCGGGGCCGATCGTTCCGCCGACGAGGTTGACGCCCGCGATACGGGCTCCGAAATGACTGCGCGGAGCGGCGAGCACATCGGCGACCGGACCGATCTCGGTGACTTTCCCGGCCTCCAACACCAGGACCC comes from the Mycobacterium shinjukuense genome and includes:
- a CDS encoding CPBP family intramembrane glutamic endopeptidase, with product MSDLATATLLPDSLVSQLSVLHRFRIQVDVAVVVVVLVLTNLIAHFTTPWASIATVPAAAVGLVILVRCNGLGWAELGLGREHWRSGLGYALAAVAVVISVISIGVLLPMTRPMFMNNHYATVSGALVASMVIIPLQTVIPEELAFRGVLQGALNRAWGFRGVAVAGSLLFGLWHVATSLGLTSNNVGFTRLFGGGFVGMCTGVAVAVLATGVAGFVFSWLRRRSGSLLAPIALHWSLNGAGAVAAAVVWHLAT
- a CDS encoding GlsB/YeaQ/YmgE family stress response membrane protein, whose protein sequence is MDVMATTDYQTFAPPTAVSWLAYIIIGGIAGWIAGKIVRGSGSGILLNIVIGVTGGFLGGMLLHWLHVDVEHGRKWFTFFVSLLGAVILLWIVSLVRRR
- a CDS encoding alanine and proline-rich secreted protein Apa, producing MHQVDPNSTRRNGLWAVLAIAAAAGASVVTIALPATSSADPEPVPPPTTTAAPATTATPAPATTAATPAPTNTPTGQPGDPSAVPPPVDPNAPPTPVVDPNAPEPGRVGNAAGGFSFVIPPGWVESDASHLDYGSALLSKSLGEPPLPGQAPPVANDTRIVLGRLDQRLYASAEATNPKAAIRLGSDMGEFFMPYPGTRINQETVPLNANGVSGSASYYEVKFSDPAKPNGQIWTGVIGTPAASTPNAGPPQRWFVVWLGTSNNPVDKNAAKVLAESIRPWTPPPAPAQAPGELAPAPAAPAPEPSPAQAPAAGVNPTPTPASPRTQPA
- a CDS encoding MOSC domain-containing protein encodes the protein MVSVNVARVRTNPDPRAVSTVTGIDKVATTEAVMVRAPGPMHGGLGSGLVGDTIGNQKVHGGDDQAVYAYAREDLDAWETQLQRPLTPGMFGENLTTAGVDVTNARIGERWRIGADGLLLEVSAPRTPCRTFAAFLNRQHWIKTFTRAAKPGAYLRVIAPGTVRAGDAITIEYRPDHEVTVALAFRARMSEPELLSRLLAADALSAELAAYARGHLASTEG
- a CDS encoding SDR family oxidoreductase, which translates into the protein MAGTRSIGPKIRDKVIVITGGARGIGLATAAALHNLGAKVAIGDVDEAKVKESGADLGLDVYGKLDVTDPQSFSDFLDQVERQLGPIDVLVNNAGIMPVGRIVDEPDAVTRRILDINVYGVILGSKLAAQRMVPRGRGHVINVASLAGELYVVGLASYCASKHAVIGFTDSARLEYRSAGVKFSTVLPTFVNTELTAGTAGVKGFKNAEPEDIADAIVRLIAHPKPRVRVTRAAGAAVAAQKFMPRVVTEGLNRMLGGEHVFTDDVDVAKRESYEARARGEV
- a CDS encoding zinc-binding alcohol dehydrogenase family protein, coding for MGPKATTTMSAWQVRRPGPMNTGPLQRVTTEVPRPEPAELLVAVHACGVCRTDLHVTEGDLPAHRDRVTPGHEVVGEVVEVGADAGDTFAPGDKVGIAWLRHTCGVCTYCRRGDENLCPQSRYTGWDADGGYAEFATVPAAFAHHLPTGYSDSELAPLLCAGIIGYRSLLRAELPPGGRLGVYGFGGSAHITTQVALAQGAEVHVMTRGAEARELALALGAASAQGADDPPPVALDAAILFAPVGELVLPALEALDRGGTLAIAGIHLTDIPRLNYQRHLFQERQIRSVTSNTRADARAFLAFAAQHHIHVTTPEYPLGQADRALTDLGAGRIAGAAVLLV